TGGAACAGAAGCGAGCAGAAACGCTATTCGCTTCGCTTCATAGCGTTCCGCTCTATATTATGTAGTTGATAATCAAACAAAAGGGAAAATGAAATGAACTCAAAGCGAGTACATGCGTATGCAATACACTGATTATCAACAACAATTTGAGTTCAAACGCGAGTTCATGGACAAAACGATACGTGCCGACGAAGCGGCGTACCAGGGTTTCCGGAAGCTGGCCAAGGAGCACAGCCTGACCAATCCCGAACTGCTGGCCGCGATGGTGCAGTACTTCCGGGTGACTAAGGCCGACCCCCGCGAGCCTAACGGCCCGGACCTGAGCAGCGCCCTAGGCAAGCTCACGGCCAAGCTCGACCAATTGGACAAGCGCACCATTGGATTCATCCGGGAGCAGGAGAAGACCTACCTCAAGCCCATTCTGGCCGAGGTGCAGGCCGTGCACAGCTGGACGGCCGCTCCCATCGGGATGACCGAGCCCCAGCTGACGGACGTGGAGCAGTGGCTGACGTCGGTGGTCCGCAAGGCCTTCAAACCCGAGTACCGGCACCCGAACCTGCTGAGCAGCGCCGCCCCCAGCTACGACGCCTTTCCGGAGCTGGCCCCGTTGCGCAAGGTGCTCACGACCGTACTCGGCCGCGAGCTGAACCCAGCCCAGTTCATTCCGCGAGTCCCCGCGCCGACGCCGGCCGCCGCTACCCCACCGCCCCCTTCACCCGCCACCCCGCCCGCCTAATGGTTGCCAAAATCCCCAGTTCCGGCAAGGGCCTGTCCCAGCGCACCGGCAGCTGCGCGGGCCTGGTCGAGTACCTTGAAAAGGAGGTGCAAGGCGAGTGGTTCAGCCTCGACCGCGAGGACGTGCCCGCCGCCGAAGTTACGCAGACGCTCGACCGCAACAAGCGCAATTTGAACCGCGACGCCGACAAGTACTACCAGGTGATACTTGCCCCGAGCCAGGCTGAACTGCGCCATATTGGCAGCGACCCGGAGAAGCTGAAAACCTACACCCGGGCGGCGATGGAAGAGTACGCGGCCAACTTTGGGAAGGGCATCGAGGGGAAAGACCTGGTGTACTTCGCCAAGGTGGAGCACGAACGCACGACCGGCCCCCAGGACCGGGCGGTGCAGGTGGGCGACGTGAAGCGGGGCCAGGCCAAGGAAGGTGAGCAGACGCACGTTCACGTCCTGGTCAGCCGCACAGAGAACCTTGCCCGCTACACCGAGCGCAAGCAGGCCGGCGAGTTGGACCGCAAGAACCCCTACCATCTGAGCCCACTGACCAACCACAAAAACACCGAGCGCGGGGTAGTAACGGGCGGCTTCGAGCGCAAGCAGTACTCGGAGCGGGTAGAGCAGGCCTTTGACCAGGCGTTCGGCTACGAGCGGCCCCTGGTCGAAACCTTCCGCTATGCCCACACGATGCAGCACGGCACCCCCGAGGAATGCACGGCCCTGCGCGCCCAGGCCCTGCGCGAGCAGCTGCAACGCCAGGCGGCGCAGCAAGCCGCCGAGCAAAAGCAGCCGCAGCAGGCCGTGACCCCGCAGCGCGACGTGACCCCAGCCGCCCCGGACCAAGCTGTTACGCCGGCCGTGGAGCACCCCGCCCCGAGGCCGGAGCGTCGCAGCCGAGGAATCGGAATGTAGCCCGAAAAAGAGGCGGTAGTGAAGCGAGAAAAGTCCCTTTTTGCCGGCGAAAAGGGGCTTTTTTGCGTATAGTATGGTATGACAGGAAGCCAGAAAAAGCAGGCCCGCCAGCAGGCCCGCCAGCAGGCCCGCCAGCGGTTCAGCAAGCACCTCTATCCGGTTAGAACGTTCCAGGGTGACCCCACCCGGCCGGCCTACACCTTGTACTGCTTATGGAAGTACCCAACTTACCTAGCAGCAGCCAATGAGCTGGACGAATTGATTGAGCAGTGGCCCCGGAACCAGGCCCGTACCCTTGCCCTGCTGGCCGTGCGCGCCGCTTTCTTCGAGAACGGGGCCGTGCATTGGGACGTGGAATCGGTCCATGAAGAGGACCAAACGAACATTCACGCCCTGATGCTGCAGGAGCGCCGAGGCTTGCGCCGCTTCGACCCGCCACGAGACGCCCGCCACGCCCACAACTTCGCGCTGGCCGAGGCGGCACTGGTCGAGAGTCAACGTCGTAAACAAGGTCCCTCGACTGGGAAACGATCACATCGAGTGTTCGCGAACCGTCCCCCAAAATATATTCTATTTGCTCCTAAGTAGCTAAGCGCGCAATTTATCTAAGAAGGCTACTACTTCATGCGGGGTGTTGAAAGTGAACTCTGGCTGCGCTGCTAACAGAGCTGCAGGGTCATTACTTCCCCATAAGCATGCCACGCTGTGTACTCCTGCTGCATTAGAGGCAGTAATGTCAGTAGCCATATCCCCGAAAGAGTATACTTGATCGAGGGGAGGGTTGCCTAGCCGCTCTAATGCAAGCTGAATTGGTGCAGGGTGTGGTTTGCGCTGTGTAGTGTCATGGTAGCATACTGTAATGGGAATGGGCCACTTATAGTGCTGAATGACTTTGCTACAGTATGTTCCAGGAGACGATGTCACAACGGCGACCTTGGTGTCAGTCCGGCTGATATGAGCGAAAATTTCCTCAATGCCATCGTACACTCCCATTCTAGGGATAAGGGGATAAACGTTTGGCCACTGCCTGTTTTTGCGATGCACTTCTGCAATACTAGAATCAAGTAATGTCTGGTCGAGGTCAAAGATTAGGTACATACTTAAAAAAACTTATACTGTGTACCAGGTGATACATGAAGCTCATACTCCCCATCTGCATGATAATTAGGGTTTTGTGCAGAAGCTGAGAGTGCTGCTGTTGCTTTAGGAAGTGTAGTCAATGGTTGTGCTATTGGGGCTTGGTCTGAGTCTCTGTATTGGCCATGCACAAGCAGGTTGCGGAATCGACTGATTTCTTCGCTACTGCCTAGCGGGAAGGCTTTCTTATCGTGAATAAGCATGTTATTCCCCTGTGCCTTGTCATGGTCGCGATACTGTGCTGGATGTGAAAGGCATGCTAGATAGCGGTCTTGCTGTTGTGAGAATTTGACGGTGTGCATAGTGCCGCCTTTAATATCTGTCTCAATGACGATAACGGCGTCACTAAGACCACTTTGCAAACGGTCGCGGTCAATAAAAAAGACGGGTTGAGGCTTTACGCCAACCTCATATTCAGAGATTAGACACCCATTAGTCTCAAGAATTTCTTGCGCTAACCCCCTGTTCTCTTTCGGATAAATGTAGTCCACGCCACTTGCCAGTACTGCCACCGTTTGCCCCCCTGCATCTAGGCAAGCTCGGTGCGCGATGGTGTCACAGCCAGTAGCTAAGCCACTGATAACGGTAAATCGCTGTTCAGCAAACAATTGGGCTAACCGATAACCTGCTTTGTTACCAAAAGCGCTAGGTTCTCTAGTTCCAATGATGGCAACTGAATGCTCCGTGTTAAGTGCCTGCAAATTGCCCTTAGCATACACTAGTAACGGCCGGTCTGGAATATTCCGGTAGCGGTCGGGATAGTGCCTGTCATCTGTTGAAAGCACGTCGACTCCGCTTTGCTCACACTTGCTCAGTACTGTTAGTGCCTTCTCATGTGCTGTGTGGAGGTCATCAAGAGTAGGCACTGGCATACTAGGTCGCTTCTTGCGAGCCGTGTGAAAGCAATCTAATAGGTCAGCAACGCGGTGAGGGGTATCCGAGCAGCTGGCAATGATGAATTCTGCTGTTTTACGACCGATTCTAGGCGTTTTGAGCAGGGTTAAGATATATTCGGATCTCATGTTGGGGTTCTCATTGAGTTTGACCAAGGGCATACCCCTGCACTGAAGCAGCTCCAGCATCTAGGAGCAAGGAGCGGCAAGCCTGAAGCGAATTATGAGAGGTGGTTACGTCATCCAGTAGCAATACTGTCTGCCCTCTGATTAGTTCAGGCTGATTCACCTGAATGGAGCCAAGGTGCTTTTGTATGCTACGGTCACCACCTGTAGCTGACTTCACCACTTTCACTGTCCGCTGTAAACAGTCTACTGCATCAATACGTGCTGTGTTGTTTATCAGGTGTTTAGCCAACGTTTTCATGCCCGAAGTGGTGTTTGCTGGGTCATGAGAGGGGACTACGGCAATAGCAATACCGTCTCGAAAAAGTGGTGCTAGTTGCGCTAGGAAGTAGTTCAAACCTCTGGTTTCCTGTTTCTTTAGACTTAGAACAAGGCTACTAAAAGCATCAAAAGCAGGATTGTTGCCACCGTGCCAAGGGTGATAAACGCCTAGTGAAATAACGTCAGCGGGTGGGATTGGTGGGGTGATGAAAACCATGAATTAAGACCGTAAATGTGTTTCGTAGGCAGAACTTTTGTGGTTGAATTGACAATACAAGTGCTTGTGAAGCAATGAAAATTGCACTATTAGGGAGTGCGTTAGAGAAGGCGGACTAACAGTTGGCCCCTTCATTAGACGCCATGCTTACTCTCCATACTCAGCTATTAGAAGCTGATAAATCACGTCGCTATACATCTTTTTTCCCTTGCCCGTTTTCCTAACAGGATCTAAGTAACTCATACGTAGAACGTTTGGGTTTTCCCCTAGGCGAGTAAGCAAGTCCCAAAATTGCTGATTATGCTTAACGTGAGGCCAGCGTTCTTTTACGAATTCTTGTACATCGCATGTACGCAGATTAAAGTGCTGCCAAAGTTGGTCATCACCTAATTGTACTTCAGGCGCATTTCTGCTATTAGTGATTCTAACTTGCTCTGGCAATGTAATGTGTCTATGCACACTGAGCGTAGCTGCTTCA
This region of Hymenobacter sp. APR13 genomic DNA includes:
- a CDS encoding BfmA/BtgA family mobilization protein, coding for MDKTIRADEAAYQGFRKLAKEHSLTNPELLAAMVQYFRVTKADPREPNGPDLSSALGKLTAKLDQLDKRTIGFIREQEKTYLKPILAEVQAVHSWTAAPIGMTEPQLTDVEQWLTSVVRKAFKPEYRHPNLLSSAAPSYDAFPELAPLRKVLTTVLGRELNPAQFIPRVPAPTPAAATPPPPSPATPPA
- a CDS encoding DUF5712 family protein codes for the protein MVAKIPSSGKGLSQRTGSCAGLVEYLEKEVQGEWFSLDREDVPAAEVTQTLDRNKRNLNRDADKYYQVILAPSQAELRHIGSDPEKLKTYTRAAMEEYAANFGKGIEGKDLVYFAKVEHERTTGPQDRAVQVGDVKRGQAKEGEQTHVHVLVSRTENLARYTERKQAGELDRKNPYHLSPLTNHKNTERGVVTGGFERKQYSERVEQAFDQAFGYERPLVETFRYAHTMQHGTPEECTALRAQALREQLQRQAAQQAAEQKQPQQAVTPQRDVTPAAPDQAVTPAVEHPAPRPERRSRGIGM
- a CDS encoding HAD hydrolase-like protein, translated to MYLIFDLDQTLLDSSIAEVHRKNRQWPNVYPLIPRMGVYDGIEEIFAHISRTDTKVAVVTSSPGTYCSKVIQHYKWPIPITVCYHDTTQRKPHPAPIQLALERLGNPPLDQVYSFGDMATDITASNAAGVHSVACLWGSNDPAALLAAQPEFTFNTPHEVVAFLDKLRA
- a CDS encoding DNA-processing protein DprA translates to MLELLQCRGMPLVKLNENPNMRSEYILTLLKTPRIGRKTAEFIIASCSDTPHRVADLLDCFHTARKKRPSMPVPTLDDLHTAHEKALTVLSKCEQSGVDVLSTDDRHYPDRYRNIPDRPLLVYAKGNLQALNTEHSVAIIGTREPSAFGNKAGYRLAQLFAEQRFTVISGLATGCDTIAHRACLDAGGQTVAVLASGVDYIYPKENRGLAQEILETNGCLISEYEVGVKPQPVFFIDRDRLQSGLSDAVIVIETDIKGGTMHTVKFSQQQDRYLACLSHPAQYRDHDKAQGNNMLIHDKKAFPLGSSEEISRFRNLLVHGQYRDSDQAPIAQPLTTLPKATAALSASAQNPNYHADGEYELHVSPGTQYKFF
- a CDS encoding ComF family protein, coding for MVFITPPIPPADVISLGVYHPWHGGNNPAFDAFSSLVLSLKKQETRGLNYFLAQLAPLFRDGIAIAVVPSHDPANTTSGMKTLAKHLINNTARIDAVDCLQRTVKVVKSATGGDRSIQKHLGSIQVNQPELIRGQTVLLLDDVTTSHNSLQACRSLLLDAGAASVQGYALGQTQ